The proteins below are encoded in one region of Ascochyta rabiei chromosome 9, complete sequence:
- a CDS encoding SCF ubiquitin ligase complex subunit cdc4 translates to MSSSHQGPNALSRPRSRDSHATLGQFSFTPATRTTVVTTTYTTTTTLAPMRINAKSLSERDPKEYPLAQVRAPDSIRKIYFDAGGELGCFEEADDASKKAQEHTLLQENLRASNGKMRRIDTFKGPPTFASPSRTTRLSTNPQPPALRSASGRRKRDMTDDSPPPPSIREAAEMASLQRRSKKPRVAARDEGTARMGITPDDMEDLVPATPETELEGSRAAKTLDALRQLRESTAGPSHTDATSFDSQEPSQPQSFSTGVIDGPGAAATPPIAESDMEPNFPMARPPPMHLDIAAAQDASLPSPSLSPTTYAANAQQSLAGASSLGMAADYESNDVSSLDLSQTQRAEGMRDTSPNPQLLTPTVTGIPSMLDTFDALPEEMKDYVMYQMLRRCKKSTLHFVADVVNPALKRDFIASLPTELGLEIIGYLDVKSMCSAAQVSKHWRKLIDTHETAWKDLLEKDGFVLPSGELERAVQEGWGWQFSESPESYERDLRGMSVASRSDNEHATGSGSSTTADHEGAITRSSSTRQKRKAIGRHGSSKKQRKKGLTSTKMPFMSCMLPNELRDGPNAFAKRAQAAIPDPNFGIPGLRNMHLYKSLYQRHHLIRRSWMADDTKPRHIAFRAHQRHVVTCLQFDTDKILTGSDDTNINVYDTKTGALRSRLEGHEGGVWALQYEGNTLVSGSTDRSVRVWDIEKGKCTQVFQGHTSTVRCLVILKPTKVGETLDGRPIMMPKEEMIITGSRDSTLRVWKLPKPGDRSIMQTGSSAANDLDNPYFVRALTGHHHSVRAIAAHGDTLVSGSYDCSVRVWKVSTGETVQRLQGHAQKVYSVVLDHDRNRCISGSMDNMVKVWSLETGQCIFTLEGHTSLVGLLDLSHERLVSAAADSTLRIWDPENGQCKSRLCAHTGAITCFQHDGQKVISGSDRTLKMWNVKTGEFVKDLLTDLSGVWQVKFNERRCVAAVQRNSLTYIEVLDFGASRDGVTLDQRGRRIVVNRNGQEVEDISDTDMVDAIDQP, encoded by the exons ATGTCTTCGAGTCACCAGGGCCCCAACGCCCTCAGCCGGCCCAGGTCGAGAGATTCACACGCCACCCTGGGCCAGTTCTCCTTCACGCCGGCCACCAGGACCACGGTCGTCACCACCACatacaccaccaccaccacgctCGCTCCCATGCGTATCAACGCCAAGAGCCTGTCGGAGCGAGACCCCAAAGAATACCCACTGGCACAGGTCAGAGCACCGGACTCGATACGGAAGATCTACTTTGACGCTGGCGGCGAACTCGGATGTTTTGAGGAGGCGGACGACGCGTCCAAGAAAGCACAAGAG CACACTCTTCTCCAAGAAAACCTGCGAGCCTCGAATGGCAAGATGCGCAGGATCGACACCTTCAAAGGTCCCCCGACGTTCGCCTCCCCAAGCCGCACGACGCGTCTCAGCACGAACCCTCAGCCTCCAGCGCTACGATCAGCATCCGGCCGCCGGAAACGAGACATGACAGACGATTCCCCTCCCCCTCCATCGATACGAGAGGCGGCCGAGATGGCCAGCCTACAACGACGCAGCAAGAAACCGCGAGTAGCAGCACGAGACGAAGGCACTGCGCGCATGGGTATCACCCCTGATGACATGGAAGACCTCGTTCCAGCCACGCCTGAGACAGAGCTGGAAGGATCACGAGCTGCGAAGACACTAGATGCACTGAGGCAGCTGCGAGAGTCGACCGCCGGCCCTTCGCACACCGATGCCACCTCGTTCGACAGCCAAGAGCCTTCGCAGCCACAATCCTTCTCCACAGGCGTAATCGACGGTCCGGGTGCAGCGGCAACGCCTCCAATCGCGGAATCTGATATGGAGCCAAACTTCCCCATGGCACGGCCCCCACCTATGCATCTGGATATCGCAGCTGCACAGGATGCGAGCCTACCCAGTCCGAGTTTGTCACCCACCACGTATGCTGCCAACGCTCAACAGAGTCTCGCTGGAGCGTCGTCACTAGGCATGGCTGCCGACTACGAATCGAACGATGTCTCTTCGCTGGACCTTTCGCAAACGCAGCGCGCAGAGGGAATGAGAGACACGAGCCCCAACCCTCAGCTACTGACACCAACCGTCACAGGCATTCCGAGCATGCTAGATACGTTCGACGCGCTCCCCGAAGAGATGAAAGATTACGTCATGTACCAAATGCTGCGTCGATGCAAAAAGTCCACACTTCACTTCGTTGCTGACGTGGTCAACCCAGCTCTGAAGCGCGACTTCATTGCTTCGCTGCCCACCGAACTTGGGCTTGAGATCATAGGTTACCTGGATGTCAAGAGCATGTGCAGTGCGGCGCAGGTCTCGAAACACTGGCGGAAGCTCATCGACACTCACGAGACAGCCTGGAAGGACCTCCTGGAGAAGGATGGCTTTGTTTTGCCATCAGGAGAGCTGGAGCGCGCAGTCCAGGAAGGATGGGGATGGCAATTCTCAGAGTCCCCCGAGAGTTACGAACGCGACTTGCGAGGGATGTCTGTTGCCTCTCGATCAGACAACGAACACGCCACTGGTTCTGGATCTAGCACGACCGCTGACCACGAAGGTGCCATTACCCGATCCTCGTCTACACGCCAGAAGAGGAAAGCCATCGGCAGGCATGGTAGTTCAAAGAAACAGCGCAAGAAGGGCTTGACGTCAACCAAGATGCCATTCATGTCCTGCATGTTACCCAACGAGCTGCGCGATGGGCCCAACGCCTTCGCCAAACGGGCACAGGCCGCGATCCCCGATCCCAACTTTGGAATCCCAGGTCTACGCAACATGCACCTCTACAAGTCTCTATATCAGCGACACCACCTCATTCGCCGGAGCTGGATGGCCGACGATACCAAGCCAAGGCACATTGCATTCCGCGCACACCAGCGTCACGTTGTAACCTGTCTCCAGTTCGACACCGACAAGATCTTGACCGGTAGCGACGATACTAACATCAACGTCTACGATACCAAGACTGGGGCCCTGCGCAGTCGCCTCGAGGGACACGAGGGTGGTGTCTGGGCCCTCCAGTACGAAGGGAACACCCTGGTGTCAGGCTCTACAGATCGTTCGGTGCGAGTCTGGGATATTGAGAAGGGAAAGTGCACACAAGTCTTCCAGGGCCACACCTCAACGGTTCGTTGCCTTGTTATATTGAAGCCGACCAAAGTCGGCGAAACCCTGGATGGACGGCCGATCATGATGCCCAAGGAAGAGATGATCATCACAGGTTCCCGAGATTCCACGCTCCGGGTGTGGAAGCTTCCGAAGCCGGGCGATCGAAGTATCATGCAGACTGGATCGTCTGCAGCCAACGATCTCGACAACCCCTACTTCGTTCGCGCTCTGACCGGCCACCATCACTCCGTTCGTGCGATAGCAGCTCACGGCGACACCCTCGTTAGTGGCAGTTACGACTGCAGTGTTCGCGTGTGGAAAGTGTCAACGGGCGAGACCGTCCAGCGCTTGCAGGGCCATGCGCAGAAGGTCTACAGCGTGGTTCTAGACCACGATCGCAATCGCTGCATCAGTGGTTCGATGGATAACATGGTCAAGGTCTGGTCTCTTGAGACTGGCCAGTGTATCTTCACGCTAGAGGGACATACTTCACTCGTCGGCCTCTTGGATCTCAGTCATGAACGTCTTGTATCGGCCGCGGCGGACAGCACTTTACGCATCTGGGATCCTGAGAATGGACAGTGTAAGAGCAGGCTGTGTGCGCACACAGGAGCCATTACCTGCTTCCAGCATGACGGGCAAAAGGTCATTTCGGGCTCAGATCGCACCCTCAAGATGTGGAATGTCAAGACCGGCGAGTTTGTCAAGGACCTCTTGACGGACCTCAGCGGTGTCTGGCAGGTCAAGTTCAACGAACGTCGATGCGTCGCAGCCGTGCAGCGGAACAGCCTGACGTATATCGAG GTCTTAGACTTCGGTGCCTCACGAGACGGCGTCACTCTCGACCAACGAGGGCGCAGAATTGTAGTCAACCGGAATGGCCAGGAAGTCGAGGACATTTCAGATACTGATATGGTCGATGCAATCGATCAACCCTAG